A stretch of the Acidimicrobiia bacterium genome encodes the following:
- a CDS encoding chorismate synthase, with the protein MLRFLTSGESHGFGLVVVLEGLPAGISFSTKDLANELARRRLGFGRGPRMAIEEDRVRIVGGLRHGKTLGSPFSVLIENSEFAEKWAETMSPDPGEVSGALTRPRPGHADLGGMIKYGFEDARNVLERSSARETAARVAAGAICKAFLEAVGVRVLSHVLEVGGVRADVDIPHPDDLEAIDKDPLRCLDSRASQDMAAAIEAAREEGDTVGGVFEVVAYGLPVGLGSYVHWDRRLDCRLAGALMSINAVKAVEIGEGIAQARSRGSQAHDEIVWGDSEGLFIERKTNRAGGIEGGMTTGEPLVVRGAMKPLSSLARPLATIDLATGKPAEAITQRTDTCAVPAAAVVGEAMVSFVLADAILEKFGGDTLGEIQERIRAYEARLKRRLDSLP; encoded by the coding sequence ATGCTTAGGTTCTTGACTTCCGGAGAATCCCATGGCTTCGGCCTTGTAGTGGTCCTCGAGGGCCTTCCTGCTGGCATTTCCTTTAGCACGAAGGATTTGGCTAATGAGTTAGCACGAAGGCGCCTGGGGTTCGGTAGAGGGCCTCGCATGGCGATTGAAGAGGACAGAGTCCGAATTGTAGGGGGCCTCAGGCACGGGAAGACTCTTGGATCGCCGTTCTCGGTGCTAATCGAAAATTCAGAGTTTGCCGAGAAGTGGGCCGAAACGATGAGTCCCGATCCCGGTGAAGTTTCGGGGGCTTTGACCCGTCCGAGGCCTGGCCATGCCGATCTGGGCGGAATGATCAAGTACGGATTCGAAGATGCCAGGAACGTGTTGGAACGATCGTCGGCAAGGGAGACTGCAGCTCGAGTCGCAGCGGGCGCCATATGCAAGGCTTTTCTAGAAGCAGTGGGCGTGCGAGTACTAAGCCACGTCTTAGAAGTGGGGGGCGTCAGGGCCGATGTAGACATTCCACATCCCGATGATCTCGAAGCGATAGACAAAGATCCCTTGAGGTGCTTGGACTCCCGGGCTTCCCAGGACATGGCCGCTGCAATTGAGGCAGCCCGAGAAGAGGGAGACACGGTCGGAGGCGTTTTCGAGGTCGTCGCTTATGGGTTGCCCGTAGGGCTCGGATCGTACGTGCATTGGGACAGGCGTCTGGACTGTAGGCTCGCAGGAGCGTTGATGAGCATCAACGCCGTGAAAGCAGTCGAGATCGGGGAGGGAATTGCACAGGCGCGTTCGAGAGGATCGCAAGCTCACGACGAGATCGTGTGGGGAGATTCCGAGGGGCTGTTTATCGAAAGAAAAACTAACAGAGCGGGCGGAATCGAGGGTGGAATGACGACGGGAGAGCCTCTTGTGGTGAGGGGTGCCATGAAACCTCTGTCTAGCCTCGCCCGTCCGTTGGCGACTATCGATCTTGCGACTGGAAAGCCAGCCGAAGCCATAACTCAGAGGACGGACACTTGTGCGGTCCCGGCAGCAGCGGTCGTGGGCGAAGCCATGGTCTCTTTTGTATTGGCTGACGCGATATTAGAGAAGTTCGGGGGCGACACCCTAGGCGAGATTCAGGAGCGCATTCGGGCTTACGAAGCTAGGCTGAAGCGTCGCTTGGATAGCTTGCCTTGA
- the aroB gene encoding 3-dehydroquinate synthase, whose amino-acid sequence MVGAKVSVAEVLIVAPSRSYPVLIGSGILRERLAKAASELVDAERAAIITDTGVPQRWVEEACRGIKDAGIEVSIFVFEQGESSKTIGTCSELLSAMADSGLHRRDVVVGVGGGVTTDIAGFLASIYMRGVELFQVPTTLLGMVDAAIGGKTGVNLQGWKNLVGSFYQPAVVICDLSTLETLPIEELRTGMAEVIKYGFISRPEILELAASLRSRLVDDHREIFRYEEAVEVVRSCVEVKASVVSSDERESGIREILNFGHTLGHAIERVTLHKVSHGEAISIGMAFEAELSALLLGIDPSVVTEVRGRIAEMGLPVSVGGVEHRVAKESVFEAMAMDKKYLGGMRFVLLESIGNPIVRMIDDSTKIDIALARVGIQ is encoded by the coding sequence GTGGTGGGAGCAAAAGTGTCGGTAGCTGAAGTTTTGATAGTAGCACCTAGTCGCAGCTACCCAGTACTGATAGGAAGCGGAATCCTACGGGAGCGACTAGCTAAGGCTGCCTCTGAGCTTGTGGACGCAGAGCGGGCAGCAATCATCACCGACACGGGCGTTCCTCAAAGATGGGTCGAGGAGGCGTGCCGGGGCATCAAAGACGCTGGCATTGAAGTGTCCATTTTCGTCTTCGAACAGGGAGAGTCGTCAAAGACCATTGGTACGTGCTCTGAGCTTTTGAGCGCTATGGCCGACTCGGGCCTTCACCGACGCGATGTTGTAGTGGGCGTGGGAGGAGGTGTCACGACCGACATAGCGGGATTTTTGGCCTCCATCTACATGCGCGGTGTTGAATTGTTCCAGGTTCCCACGACACTCTTGGGAATGGTCGACGCCGCTATAGGTGGCAAAACGGGCGTGAACTTGCAAGGGTGGAAAAACCTCGTGGGAAGTTTTTATCAGCCTGCCGTCGTCATCTGTGACCTATCTACCTTGGAAACCCTTCCAATCGAAGAGCTTAGGACTGGAATGGCAGAGGTCATCAAGTACGGGTTCATTTCTAGGCCGGAGATACTGGAGCTTGCAGCGAGCCTGCGTTCACGCCTTGTTGACGACCATCGCGAGATTTTTCGCTACGAGGAAGCCGTTGAGGTGGTTCGTTCTTGCGTAGAGGTAAAGGCATCCGTGGTCTCTTCTGACGAAAGAGAATCTGGAATACGCGAGATTTTGAACTTCGGTCACACCTTGGGACACGCAATCGAGAGGGTTACGTTGCACAAAGTTAGCCACGGGGAGGCAATCTCGATCGGGATGGCTTTCGAGGCCGAGCTCTCGGCACTTTTATTGGGTATTGACCCTTCTGTTGTGACTGAGGTTCGTGGGCGGATCGCAGAGATGGGGCTTCCTGTTTCGGTCGGAGGAGTTGAGCACAGAGTGGCGAAAGAATCGGTGTTCGAAGCGATGGCTATGGACAAAAAGTATCTCGGGGGGATGCGCTTCGTGCTTCTTGAGTCGATTGGAAATCCAATTGTTCGGATGATCGATGATTCGACAAAGATCGATATTGCTTTGGCGCGGGTAGGAATACAGTGA
- a CDS encoding 3-dehydroquinate dehydratase (catalyzes the formation of 3-dehydroshikimate from 3-dehydroquinate in chorismate biosynthesis), which yields MNGSRRVYLINGPNLSRLGKREPKVYGSTSLREIEESFSRLASSLGYEAVCIQSDSESEIIKTIHAAIDESAGIVINPGALTHYSYAIADALAQAPGRVVEVHITNPYSREAWRQKSVVSAYVTGTISGFGVTSYLLALRALAAIDGAETPGADSSEHSDWSSRPSNKQAERQMEQDSGGGPA from the coding sequence GTGAATGGCTCGCGACGCGTATATCTCATAAATGGCCCCAACCTTTCAAGGTTGGGCAAGAGAGAGCCAAAGGTGTACGGCTCGACGAGCCTACGAGAGATCGAGGAGTCGTTTTCACGGCTGGCTTCTTCTCTAGGCTACGAGGCTGTATGTATTCAATCCGACTCAGAGTCGGAGATCATTAAAACCATTCACGCCGCAATCGACGAGAGTGCAGGGATCGTCATAAATCCCGGAGCCCTCACCCACTACTCCTACGCCATTGCCGATGCCTTGGCCCAGGCCCCTGGCAGGGTCGTAGAGGTTCACATCACCAACCCATACTCCAGGGAGGCTTGGCGCCAAAAGTCGGTTGTGTCTGCTTATGTGACGGGAACCATATCTGGATTCGGCGTGACATCTTATTTGCTGGCTCTGCGGGCATTGGCGGCGATAGATGGTGCAGAAACCCCTGGCGCTGACTCCTCCGAGCACTCGGACTGGAGCTCGAGGCCTTCAAACAAGCAGGCGGAGCGCCAAATGGAGCAAGATTCTGGAGGTGGACCGGCGTGA
- the efp gene encoding elongation factor P, with translation MISTNDIRTGMALDLPEGLFEIVEFQHVKPGKGHAFVRMKLKNLLTGAVLDKTFRADEKVPLAVIDKKEMQFLYRDGNALVFMDNDTYDQHNFSLEVPEVEKASEFLSEGESVLVHFHGERLIKIELPPSVVLEVVETEPGVKGDRVSGGTKPAKLHTGLVVQVPLFIEEGDRIKVDTRTGEYLTREQG, from the coding sequence TTGATATCGACCAACGACATCAGAACCGGAATGGCGCTGGATCTGCCGGAGGGGTTATTTGAGATCGTCGAATTCCAGCATGTAAAGCCCGGAAAGGGTCACGCGTTCGTCAGGATGAAACTAAAAAACCTTCTGACCGGGGCTGTTTTGGACAAGACCTTCCGAGCGGACGAAAAGGTCCCCTTGGCCGTCATCGACAAAAAGGAGATGCAGTTTTTGTACCGCGATGGGAACGCCTTGGTATTCATGGACAACGACACATACGACCAGCACAATTTTTCTCTGGAAGTGCCTGAGGTTGAGAAGGCCTCGGAGTTCTTGTCAGAGGGAGAGTCGGTTCTAGTCCACTTTCATGGCGAGCGTCTCATCAAAATAGAGCTTCCGCCCAGCGTTGTCCTGGAAGTAGTAGAGACGGAGCCAGGAGTAAAAGGCGACCGGGTCTCTGGAGGAACAAAACCTGCCAAGCTTCACACGGGTCTCGTCGTCCAAGTGCCGCTTTTCATAGAGGAGGGGGACCGCATAAAAGTCGACACACGAACGGGAGAGTACCTGACTAGGGAACAGGGTTAG
- the nusB gene encoding transcription antitermination factor NusB: MRRHKARRQALQLLYQTEITGRDIEDVISESLSSGGMEPFALFLARGVAQRLQRIDEIISEFASGWQPETMPTVDLIIQRIGVFELVFTDSPSPVAIDEAVELAKEYSTEDAARFVNGVLDSVAAERQRLLRGEQRLSVSEMFVLPPALGDGSTKEAFPADLCPPAYGSRSLAEVGSWILAAMGVGDWDEDTYELPIPPSLRRLVVFVIDGLGAIQLREHRDVLSDIWELAGTFATSTFPSTSATGLTSICTASVPAIHGIVGYRLLERGRSFNVIRFAYDQDAADAKLAFSGIGRPLKAPALPSPKKYQPCRTVFEIIGTAKIGAYVITRDEFEGSGFSSLLLRGASWASYSRSSEIPNRVRSLLEDRRRKLVYVYWDGLDKEGHAAGPTSQRWADAAAKANSLCEKILATLKPGDGILVTSDHGMISTPEESRIVADRDVKDLCRAVVGEPRVRYLHARPGSEEALFEAASERFGDSGLVFKRDRAISLGLFGDVPSPDVQSRIGDVIVAMRGDSVLVDPDWPQDPPLGSHGSLTEGEMFVPFRVAVGG; the protein is encoded by the coding sequence GTGAGGCGCCACAAGGCCAGGCGGCAAGCTCTTCAACTTCTCTATCAGACCGAGATCACGGGGCGTGATATCGAGGATGTGATTTCGGAGAGCCTCTCTTCAGGCGGGATGGAACCTTTTGCGCTTTTTTTAGCCAGGGGGGTTGCCCAGCGTCTACAGCGGATAGACGAGATAATCTCGGAGTTCGCTTCCGGATGGCAGCCCGAGACCATGCCCACCGTTGATTTGATAATTCAGCGCATTGGCGTCTTCGAGCTCGTCTTTACAGATTCTCCTTCGCCTGTAGCCATAGACGAGGCGGTCGAACTTGCCAAGGAGTATTCCACGGAAGATGCAGCCCGTTTCGTAAACGGTGTTCTCGACTCGGTGGCTGCCGAGCGCCAGAGGCTTCTTCGAGGAGAACAGCGGCTGTCTGTGTCAGAAATGTTTGTACTGCCCCCCGCACTCGGCGACGGCTCTACCAAGGAGGCTTTCCCTGCGGATTTGTGTCCGCCTGCTTACGGGAGTCGCTCCTTGGCAGAGGTCGGAAGCTGGATCCTTGCCGCTATGGGCGTTGGAGATTGGGACGAAGATACATACGAGCTTCCCATCCCGCCGTCTCTGCGGCGCCTTGTCGTGTTCGTAATCGATGGGCTGGGGGCCATTCAGTTGAGAGAGCACCGTGATGTCCTATCGGACATATGGGAGCTGGCCGGAACTTTTGCAACCTCGACTTTCCCTTCTACAAGCGCCACGGGACTTACATCGATTTGCACCGCCTCAGTTCCCGCAATCCACGGCATCGTTGGCTACCGCCTACTCGAGAGGGGACGAAGTTTCAATGTGATTCGCTTTGCTTATGATCAGGACGCTGCCGATGCGAAACTCGCTTTCTCGGGGATCGGTAGGCCTTTGAAGGCACCGGCTTTGCCATCTCCGAAGAAGTACCAGCCATGTAGGACGGTTTTCGAAATTATAGGGACAGCAAAGATAGGTGCTTACGTGATCACAAGGGACGAGTTCGAAGGCTCGGGGTTTTCCTCGCTATTGTTGCGCGGAGCAAGTTGGGCGTCCTATTCGCGGTCCTCGGAAATTCCCAATCGGGTTCGCAGCCTTCTGGAAGACCGGCGGCGCAAGCTTGTGTACGTGTACTGGGACGGGCTCGACAAAGAAGGACACGCTGCGGGTCCTACGAGTCAGAGGTGGGCTGACGCTGCTGCCAAGGCCAACTCGCTGTGCGAAAAGATACTGGCGACCCTGAAGCCTGGTGATGGCATCCTGGTTACCTCGGATCACGGAATGATTTCAACCCCAGAGGAGTCCCGCATTGTAGCGGACAGAGATGTCAAGGATTTGTGCCGCGCGGTGGTCGGGGAGCCCAGAGTCCGGTATCTGCATGCTCGACCCGGATCAGAGGAGGCTCTATTCGAGGCAGCCTCGGAGCGTTTTGGCGACAGCGGTTTGGTGTTCAAACGGGATAGAGCAATCTCTTTGGGCCTTTTCGGAGATGTGCCTTCTCCAGATGTCCAGAGTCGCATAGGAGATGTGATTGTCGCGATGCGGGGTGATTCGGTGTTGGTGGATCCCGATTGGCCGCAGGATCCTCCCCTTGGCAGTCACGGTTCTCTCACCGAAGGCGAGATGTTCGTTCCGTTCAGAGTTGCCGTTGGGGGATGA
- a CDS encoding bifunctional pyr operon transcriptional regulator/uracil phosphoribosyltransferase PyrR yields the protein MRRSIARMAHEIVEAGNFPDSLALVGVFTRGVPLARRLARLIEEFEGARVDCGELDVTFYRDDLPMRRPRPSRQSDLGFDLTGRNVVLVDDVIFTGRTIRAALDALMDFGRPRRAQLAVLIDRGHRELPIRADFVGKNLPTSLGEVVKVHLEEVDGEDAVYIEVQDQQVRTTGASTQIPTTRP from the coding sequence ATGCGGCGGTCTATCGCTCGCATGGCCCATGAAATCGTGGAAGCCGGCAACTTCCCCGATTCTCTTGCTCTTGTAGGAGTATTTACCCGCGGGGTTCCGCTTGCTCGCCGTCTGGCCCGTCTGATAGAGGAATTCGAGGGGGCGCGTGTCGACTGTGGCGAGCTGGATGTCACGTTCTACCGAGACGACCTTCCTATGAGGCGTCCTCGTCCGTCGAGGCAGAGCGATCTTGGTTTCGACCTAACCGGTAGAAACGTGGTCCTAGTTGACGACGTGATCTTTACTGGTCGGACAATTCGAGCGGCGCTAGATGCCCTAATGGACTTCGGGCGGCCTAGACGAGCCCAGCTTGCGGTTCTCATCGATCGGGGCCATCGGGAGCTCCCGATTAGAGCCGATTTCGTAGGTAAAAACCTACCTACCTCTCTGGGCGAGGTCGTCAAAGTTCACCTCGAAGAAGTAGACGGAGAGGATGCAGTCTACATCGAGGTGCAAGACCAACAAGTACGGACCACGGGTGCCTCTACCCAAATCCCAACAACGAGGCCATGA
- a CDS encoding aspartate carbamoyltransferase, which yields MSGGHRVVESGDEGGVVTVSHKSVVPSDLLSTEDIETSFVERILREAASFEEVLARPVPVVPVLRGVTVAVAFFEPSTRTRISFELAARRLSADVISFAAAGSAVSKGESLIDTALTLTAIGADCLVIRHPCSGAPERIAEVLDVPVVNAGDGCHQHPTQALTDLYTIRKRWGGNERLRVTIVGDIQHSRVARSAVWLFSRFGFEVTCVGPPALLPRYAEGWPCAFSHSLDDVIPNTDVLMLLRLQLERGAGGAIGSEEEYRQFFGVDLARAKALPEGAVIMHPGPVNRGVEVDPDVLALDNCLVNEQVASGLAVRMAVLYLLTVGSREEPADARI from the coding sequence ATGAGCGGAGGACATAGAGTCGTCGAGTCCGGTGACGAGGGGGGTGTGGTGACTGTTTCTCATAAATCTGTGGTACCTTCCGATCTGCTGTCCACAGAAGATATCGAAACCAGCTTCGTTGAGCGCATTCTTCGCGAGGCTGCCAGTTTCGAAGAAGTTTTAGCTCGACCGGTGCCTGTAGTGCCGGTTCTAAGAGGCGTAACTGTAGCCGTAGCGTTTTTCGAGCCTTCCACCCGAACGAGGATCTCCTTCGAGCTGGCGGCAAGGAGACTCTCCGCCGACGTGATTTCCTTTGCGGCAGCTGGATCGGCTGTATCCAAGGGAGAGAGTTTGATCGACACAGCCCTTACACTGACGGCAATCGGAGCCGACTGCTTGGTGATTCGCCACCCGTGCTCGGGGGCGCCCGAGCGAATAGCCGAGGTTTTAGATGTTCCAGTCGTAAATGCGGGAGACGGTTGTCATCAGCATCCGACCCAGGCTCTTACCGATTTATACACGATTCGGAAACGCTGGGGAGGGAACGAGCGCCTCAGGGTCACCATAGTCGGCGATATACAGCATTCGAGAGTGGCTCGCTCGGCAGTCTGGCTGTTTTCCCGCTTTGGATTCGAAGTTACTTGTGTAGGGCCTCCTGCGCTGCTGCCTCGTTACGCCGAGGGATGGCCGTGTGCGTTCAGTCACTCCTTGGACGACGTAATTCCAAATACCGATGTCCTTATGCTGCTACGACTTCAGCTTGAGCGGGGAGCAGGTGGTGCCATCGGATCGGAGGAAGAGTACAGGCAGTTTTTCGGGGTGGATCTAGCCCGAGCCAAAGCACTTCCCGAAGGGGCTGTAATCATGCACCCGGGCCCCGTGAATAGGGGGGTAGAGGTCGACCCAGATGTCCTGGCATTAGACAATTGCCTCGTCAACGAGCAGGTTGCGTCTGGGTTAGCCGTGAGGATGGCGGTTTTGTATTTGCTAACCGTGGGAAGCAGAGAGGAGCCGGCGGATGCTCGTATATGA
- a CDS encoding dihydroorotase: MIFETLLIRGCEVVGPDGVTQADLLIEDGRILKMGRGIRHARARVIDASGMLVFPGLVDMHTHLREPGQERSETIETACRAAVAGGYTAVVAMPNTNPPVDSPEIVVSVRSKANAVRLVDVEVAACVTKHRSGYRLTEMGRLAGLGVRLFTDDGTCVRSAAALKLALTNSARMGFIVADHPEEPSLVGEDLVSQSLEEESRFGYGARERRGVGCINEGEISSRLGLPVRPREAETVIVSRDLAILAAVGGRLHLQHLSTSDSFDLLKRAKESGLSVTAEVAPHHLVFTEEAASGCDPVYKVNPPLRTRFDLEAAREALVEGVVDVVATDHAPHAPELKELAFEEAPAGIASIEIAFSLLYTELVCNGVLSIQDLVRLMSSRPAEILGLEDHGGPLQEGSAANVAVFDPSRTWEYDPSVSYSKAKASPYAGRKFNGRVVLTIYRGQVVFEEERSGD; this comes from the coding sequence ATGATCTTCGAGACCTTGTTGATTCGGGGATGCGAAGTTGTTGGACCGGACGGCGTGACCCAGGCGGACCTACTCATAGAGGACGGGCGGATACTAAAGATGGGCAGGGGGATCAGGCATGCCCGAGCTCGAGTGATCGATGCGTCTGGAATGTTGGTGTTTCCTGGTCTCGTCGATATGCATACCCATCTGAGGGAACCTGGCCAAGAGCGATCCGAGACTATAGAGACAGCCTGTCGGGCCGCCGTAGCGGGCGGGTACACAGCAGTTGTCGCAATGCCCAATACCAATCCGCCAGTCGACTCGCCCGAAATAGTTGTCTCGGTAAGGTCGAAAGCGAACGCGGTGAGGTTGGTCGATGTCGAGGTGGCTGCTTGCGTAACCAAACATCGGAGCGGCTACCGACTTACGGAGATGGGGCGCCTCGCTGGATTGGGAGTGAGGCTTTTTACAGACGATGGAACCTGTGTGAGATCTGCGGCTGCCCTCAAGCTCGCATTGACCAACAGTGCCCGAATGGGATTCATAGTCGCTGATCACCCAGAAGAACCCTCTCTCGTTGGAGAGGATTTGGTCTCGCAATCACTTGAAGAGGAATCTAGATTTGGCTACGGCGCGCGGGAACGACGTGGTGTCGGTTGCATCAACGAAGGTGAGATCTCCTCGAGACTCGGCCTACCGGTCAGACCGAGAGAGGCCGAGACCGTCATAGTCTCTAGAGACTTGGCCATTTTGGCGGCCGTGGGAGGCCGTCTTCACCTTCAGCATTTATCGACGTCGGACAGCTTTGATTTGTTGAAGCGTGCCAAGGAATCAGGACTTTCTGTTACAGCCGAGGTCGCCCCGCACCATCTCGTATTTACCGAGGAGGCTGCGAGCGGATGCGACCCCGTCTACAAAGTCAACCCCCCTTTGCGCACGCGGTTCGATCTTGAGGCTGCTCGAGAAGCTTTAGTGGAAGGGGTCGTAGATGTGGTAGCTACCGACCACGCTCCGCACGCTCCCGAGCTCAAGGAACTTGCCTTTGAGGAGGCGCCTGCCGGCATCGCCAGTATAGAGATCGCTTTCTCCCTTCTTTACACCGAGCTAGTTTGCAACGGGGTGCTTTCCATACAAGATCTCGTGAGGCTCATGAGCTCCAGACCAGCTGAGATTTTGGGGCTCGAGGACCACGGCGGGCCCTTGCAAGAAGGATCAGCTGCAAACGTAGCTGTGTTCGATCCGTCTAGGACTTGGGAGTACGACCCATCTGTTTCCTATTCCAAGGCTAAGGCGAGCCCCTATGCGGGACGGAAATTCAACGGTAGGGTGGTTTTGACGATCTACCGAGGACAAGTGGTATTCGAAGAAGAAAGGAGCGGCGATTGA
- a CDS encoding carbamoyl phosphate synthase small subunit, translating to MRRRKALLALEDGAIFEGEAAGADAGAQGDCFGEVIFNTSLTGYQEVITDPSYSGQIVAMTYPHIGNYGVCDSDSQSRTIFASGMVLRSLSEHASSWRSHRSFEEFLIEAGCPAITEVDTRRLTRHIRDKGAMTGVIVHGDVDPGDAVEMARKAPRLEGRDLVRRVIGKEPQSFEPDGLSARCHIVAYDFGIKRRIIEYFVKQGAKVTVVPGVTPAKEVLSLSPHGVFLSNGPGDPAVVSYGIEAIKGLLGRVPIFGICLGHQLLGLALGAKTFKLPFGHHGGNHPVRVLATGRVEITSQNHGFAVSSESLGGSLPKGLPWKEGSLEGPLRLRSQAFGEIEVTHLNLNDGTIEGIECLELPAFSVQYHPEAAPGPHDAVGLFERFVALAAAGAGD from the coding sequence TTGAGGCGGCGGAAGGCACTTCTCGCTCTCGAAGACGGAGCGATCTTCGAAGGAGAGGCGGCTGGGGCCGATGCTGGGGCGCAAGGTGACTGCTTTGGGGAGGTCATTTTCAATACCTCGCTAACCGGCTACCAAGAGGTGATCACCGATCCTTCCTACTCCGGCCAAATCGTGGCTATGACTTATCCCCACATAGGCAACTACGGGGTTTGTGACAGCGACTCGCAAAGCAGGACGATTTTCGCCTCGGGCATGGTATTGCGCTCTCTCAGCGAGCATGCGAGCTCTTGGCGGAGCCACCGTTCGTTCGAAGAGTTTTTGATCGAGGCGGGTTGCCCGGCGATCACCGAGGTCGATACTCGCCGGCTGACCAGGCATATAAGAGACAAAGGAGCTATGACGGGGGTGATAGTCCATGGAGATGTCGATCCCGGGGACGCAGTCGAGATGGCGCGAAAAGCGCCAAGGCTCGAGGGTCGGGATTTGGTCAGGCGAGTGATAGGCAAGGAGCCGCAGAGTTTCGAGCCAGACGGGCTCTCGGCCCGCTGTCACATCGTGGCTTATGACTTCGGTATCAAACGGCGAATTATCGAGTACTTTGTCAAGCAAGGGGCCAAGGTCACCGTGGTGCCTGGTGTCACGCCGGCCAAGGAGGTACTTTCGCTTTCTCCTCATGGCGTGTTTCTCTCGAATGGCCCTGGAGATCCGGCGGTCGTCTCGTATGGGATCGAGGCTATAAAGGGTCTTTTGGGCAGAGTGCCTATTTTTGGGATCTGCTTGGGTCACCAGCTTCTGGGCCTGGCTTTGGGAGCAAAGACCTTCAAGCTTCCCTTCGGACACCACGGGGGAAACCATCCGGTGCGAGTACTTGCCACCGGACGTGTGGAGATCACCTCTCAAAATCATGGTTTCGCCGTATCTTCCGAGTCGCTCGGGGGCAGTCTACCGAAAGGGCTTCCCTGGAAAGAGGGCTCGCTGGAGGGACCGTTGCGTCTCAGAAGCCAAGCATTTGGCGAGATTGAGGTGACTCACCTCAATCTGAACGATGGCACGATCGAGGGAATCGAATGCCTGGAACTTCCGGCGTTTTCGGTTCAGTATCACCCAGAAGCTGCGCCGGGGCCCCACGATGCAGTCGGTCTGTTCGAGCGCTTTGTGGCTCTAGCGGCGGCTGGTGCTGGAGATTAG